From the genome of Geobacter sp. SVR, one region includes:
- a CDS encoding CerR family C-terminal domain-containing protein → MASKKSEAKKERLLTVAGDVFMEKGFRDATVAEICTRAAANISAVNYHFGSKEALYQEAWRHSFAESLKAYPMDGGVSETAPAEERLRGRLTALIRRIADETNKDFFIAQMEMMTPTGLLREVMTTELVPMRQQTLALVRELLGPKASEEQVHYCEMSIISMCIHPIVMQRIATRSKDTALRPIIEDITAFADHVVMFALAGINAIRSTGNTP, encoded by the coding sequence ATGGCCAGCAAAAAATCAGAGGCTAAGAAGGAAAGGCTGCTGACGGTGGCAGGCGACGTTTTTATGGAAAAAGGATTCCGCGACGCTACGGTAGCCGAAATCTGCACACGGGCGGCGGCTAATATATCCGCCGTGAATTATCACTTCGGCAGCAAGGAAGCCCTCTATCAGGAGGCATGGCGCCATTCGTTCGCCGAATCCCTCAAGGCCTACCCGATGGATGGGGGGGTCAGTGAAACCGCTCCGGCCGAAGAGCGGTTGCGGGGCCGGCTAACGGCCCTGATCCGGCGCATTGCCGACGAGACCAACAAAGACTTCTTCATTGCCCAGATGGAGATGATGACCCCTACCGGCCTGTTGCGGGAAGTCATGACGACCGAGCTGGTCCCCATGCGACAGCAGACCCTCGCTCTTGTCCGGGAACTGCTGGGACCGAAAGCTTCCGAAGAGCAGGTTCACTATTGCGAAATGAGCATCATCAGCATGTGCATTCATCCCATCGTGATGCAGCGGATTGCCACGCGAAGCAAGGACACGGCCCTGCGGCCGATAATCGAAGACATCACGGCCTTTGCCGATCATGTGGTCATGTTTGCCCTGGCCGGCATCAATGCAATTCGCAGTACAGGAAACACACCATGA
- the macA gene encoding macrolide transporter subunit MacA produces the protein MKAPQKKTVIVGIIVTLLVTAGIAAAKKFFAPQKITYITAPTTPMDLEESVLATGILKAFKTVAVGAQVNGQLKTLHVALGDKVKKGQLLAEIDPVLPQNTLKDAEAQVDNLQAQKRSKQALLKQYEFAYQRQSQMNAKDAGSKADLEVAQAQLESTRHDISSLEAQIRKAIIAVDTARANLGYTRIHAPIDGTVISIDTEEGQTVVSNQTATTILTLATLDTMTVKAKISEADVTRVKPGLPTYFTLLGDGDTRYYGKLRAIEPAPVSNGTTTAGTGSTGSSSSAIYYYGLFEVPNPDNTLKVSMTTQVAVVLNQAKQTLCIPVSALGEKRNDGKTTVRVLVGEQAETRTIRTGMSNNVQIQVLDGLKEGEKVIIGDSSSLPKTDSNRMPPPGRR, from the coding sequence ATGAAAGCGCCCCAAAAGAAGACCGTCATAGTCGGCATCATTGTCACTCTCCTGGTGACGGCTGGGATTGCTGCTGCCAAGAAGTTTTTTGCACCGCAGAAGATCACCTACATCACCGCACCAACAACACCCATGGACCTGGAGGAAAGCGTGCTCGCCACCGGCATCCTGAAGGCTTTCAAGACCGTAGCGGTCGGGGCCCAGGTCAATGGACAGCTGAAGACCCTCCATGTCGCGTTGGGAGACAAGGTGAAAAAGGGACAACTGCTGGCGGAGATCGACCCGGTTCTCCCGCAGAACACCCTCAAGGATGCCGAGGCGCAGGTGGATAACCTGCAGGCCCAGAAACGATCGAAACAGGCCTTGCTGAAGCAGTACGAGTTTGCCTACCAGCGCCAGAGCCAGATGAATGCCAAGGATGCCGGTTCCAAGGCTGACCTGGAGGTCGCGCAAGCTCAACTGGAGAGCACACGGCACGATATCTCCTCCCTGGAGGCTCAGATCAGGAAAGCGATCATTGCCGTCGATACCGCCAGGGCAAACCTCGGCTACACCCGTATTCATGCTCCCATCGACGGAACGGTTATTTCCATCGACACCGAAGAGGGACAGACCGTGGTATCGAACCAGACGGCCACGACGATTCTGACCCTGGCTACCCTGGACACCATGACAGTGAAGGCCAAAATCTCCGAAGCGGACGTGACCCGAGTCAAGCCGGGCCTGCCGACCTACTTCACCCTGCTAGGTGACGGCGATACCCGCTATTACGGAAAACTGCGGGCCATCGAACCCGCTCCGGTATCGAACGGGACCACGACTGCCGGGACCGGCAGCACCGGCAGCTCCAGCTCGGCCATTTACTACTACGGGCTTTTCGAGGTGCCCAATCCTGACAATACGCTCAAGGTGTCGATGACAACGCAGGTGGCGGTGGTACTGAATCAGGCCAAGCAAACGCTCTGCATACCGGTTTCAGCTCTCGGAGAAAAGCGGAACGATGGGAAGACGACCGTGAGGGTGCTGGTGGGGGAACAGGCGGAGACCCGGACCATCCGCACCGGCATGTCGAACAATGTCCAGATTCAGGTTCTGGATGGACTGAAAGAGGGCGAAAAAGTCATCATTGGCGACAGTTCCAGCCTGCCGAAAACCGATTCGAACAGGATGCCCCCTCCGGGGAGACGGTAA
- a CDS encoding MacB family efflux pump subunit yields MGKRLLEIHGLVRRFPTGDQEIEVLKGIDLSINAGEMVAIVGASGSGKSTLMNILGCLDRPSEGSYRIDGRETGSLSDEELASLRRDYFGFIFQRYHLLPHLTATQNAEIPAIYAGIKKHARQERAHQLLERLGLADRCEHRPNQLSGGQQQRVSIARALMNGGDVILADEPTGALDSKSGREMMAVLHELHASGHTIILVTHDQQVAHHAERIIEISDGMIVRDQLNPERQAITTATLPAKVSAGQSTNMLQAYWGRFAEAFKMALIAMVSHRMRTLLTMLGIIIGITSVVSVVALGQGAQQKVIKDISAMGTNVIDINPGKDWGDEDAASIQTLVQSDLDALKAQVYVDSASPATGGSQLLRYRNATATASVNGVSEQYFRVKGYEIADGVAFSTDDVKQQAQVVVIDQNTRKKFFSSEDPIGTILFIGELPCRVVGVTREKDGPMGNSSNLQVWIPYSAAMNRLLGQQYFSSITVRVKDGISNQIAEQSITKLVTQRHGRKDFYTNSSDSIMKTINKTTTTLKLMISAIAVISLIVGGIGVMNIMLVSVTERTHEIGIRRAVGARQEDIMQQFLIESVLVCLLGGMVGIVCSWGVGKVFSLFVTSFAMQFSLMSIASAFLCSTLIGVIFGFLPARNAARLDPIEALARE; encoded by the coding sequence ATGGGAAAGCGGTTACTTGAAATACACGGCCTGGTGCGTCGTTTCCCGACGGGCGACCAAGAAATCGAAGTCCTCAAAGGGATTGATCTATCCATCAATGCCGGCGAGATGGTAGCCATTGTCGGTGCTTCCGGTTCGGGTAAATCGACGCTGATGAATATCCTTGGCTGTCTGGACCGCCCCAGTGAGGGGAGCTACCGGATCGACGGACGGGAGACCGGCAGCCTTTCCGATGAAGAACTGGCCAGCCTCAGGCGGGACTACTTCGGTTTCATCTTCCAGCGCTATCACCTGCTGCCGCACCTGACTGCCACCCAAAATGCCGAGATACCGGCCATATATGCAGGGATCAAAAAACATGCACGCCAGGAACGGGCTCATCAACTTTTAGAACGGCTGGGACTTGCCGACCGGTGCGAGCATCGTCCAAATCAGCTTTCGGGTGGGCAGCAGCAGCGGGTCAGCATTGCCAGGGCGCTGATGAACGGTGGCGACGTCATTCTGGCCGATGAACCGACCGGCGCACTGGATAGCAAGAGCGGCAGGGAAATGATGGCGGTCCTGCATGAATTGCATGCCAGTGGCCACACCATCATCCTGGTCACCCACGATCAGCAGGTGGCACACCATGCCGAACGGATCATCGAGATCAGCGACGGCATGATTGTCCGGGACCAGCTCAACCCGGAACGACAGGCCATCACGACTGCCACGCTACCGGCGAAAGTTTCGGCAGGGCAGTCGACCAACATGCTTCAGGCTTATTGGGGAAGATTTGCCGAGGCTTTCAAGATGGCCCTTATCGCCATGGTGTCGCACCGCATGAGGACCTTGTTGACCATGCTGGGGATCATCATCGGTATCACCTCGGTGGTTTCGGTGGTGGCGCTTGGGCAGGGGGCGCAGCAAAAGGTGATCAAGGACATCAGCGCCATGGGAACGAATGTCATCGACATCAATCCCGGAAAGGACTGGGGAGACGAAGATGCCGCAAGTATCCAGACCCTCGTGCAGTCCGATCTGGACGCGTTGAAGGCCCAGGTGTATGTGGACAGCGCCTCGCCCGCGACCGGAGGAAGCCAGTTGCTTCGTTACCGCAACGCTACCGCCACTGCTTCGGTGAACGGCGTGAGTGAGCAGTACTTCCGCGTCAAAGGATATGAGATCGCCGACGGCGTCGCCTTCAGCACCGATGACGTGAAACAGCAGGCCCAAGTGGTGGTGATCGACCAGAATACCCGCAAGAAGTTCTTCTCCAGTGAAGACCCCATCGGCACGATCCTCTTCATCGGTGAACTCCCCTGCCGAGTCGTCGGCGTCACCAGGGAAAAGGACGGCCCCATGGGGAACAGCTCGAACCTTCAGGTCTGGATACCCTACAGTGCAGCCATGAACCGGTTGCTCGGGCAGCAGTATTTCAGTTCCATCACGGTTCGGGTCAAAGACGGCATCTCCAACCAGATTGCGGAGCAGAGCATCACAAAGCTGGTCACGCAGCGTCACGGCCGCAAGGACTTCTACACCAACAGCAGCGACAGCATCATGAAAACCATCAACAAGACCACCACGACACTGAAGCTGATGATTTCGGCGATTGCCGTCATATCTCTCATCGTCGGCGGCATCGGCGTCATGAACATCATGCTGGTATCGGTCACGGAGCGAACCCACGAGATCGGCATCCGGAGGGCGGTTGGGGCACGCCAGGAGGACATCATGCAGCAATTCCTGATAGAGTCGGTCCTGGTGTGTCTCTTGGGGGGGATGGTCGGCATCGTCTGCTCCTGGGGAGTCGGCAAGGTATTCTCCCTCTTCGTTACCAGCTTCGCCATGCAGTTTTCCCTCATGTCCATTGCCTCGGCATTTCTCTGTTCAACACTGATCGGCGTCATCTTCGGCTTCCTGCCGGCGCGCAATGCGGCGCGGCTGGACCCGATCGAAGCGCTGGCACGGGAGTAG
- a CDS encoding efflux transporter outer membrane subunit: MTLYSTSRYILIFAVSLALGGCGGLLPRSRYVTPDVSVPQQWQTSSVTGSSVATKEQWWRDFNNPTLSGLIERALKTNNDLAAATIKVKRAQLSAKLTNTNLTPTVSASANGSYLRDLNTRTETKSSGITGTASYEIDLWGKLASARDVSTWEAEATESDRRSTALSLIGTVATNYWTIAYLNERIATVEASIAYAEKILELVEVKYQAGSVSALDKVQAQQTIASQKAQQTQLRQQRTEARNALAILFDQAPENMLAELQRLPSGSLPHVDAGLPASLLAQRPDLQAAELRLKKYLASVDNTRASYYPSFTLTGSLGTSSTSLTDVIRNPFAALGVGLTLPFIQWNTMKLNVEIAKTDYEEAVVNFRQTLYSALSDVENALSARINYAEEVRQTEESLVLARKAEEIAEIRYRSGATALQSWLDAQESRRDAERALALARLGQLKNCMTLYQALGGTMKL, translated from the coding sequence ATGACACTATATTCGACCTCCAGGTACATCCTCATATTTGCAGTTTCCCTGGCACTGGGAGGGTGCGGCGGGCTGCTCCCCCGCAGCCGGTATGTCACACCGGACGTATCAGTGCCGCAGCAATGGCAGACGTCATCGGTCACCGGCTCATCCGTTGCCACCAAAGAGCAGTGGTGGCGGGATTTCAATAATCCGACCCTGAGCGGATTGATCGAGCGGGCGCTCAAGACCAACAACGACCTTGCAGCTGCCACAATCAAGGTCAAACGCGCCCAGCTTTCTGCCAAACTCACCAATACCAACCTGACACCAACGGTTTCAGCCAGTGCGAATGGAAGCTATCTGCGCGACCTGAACACCCGAACCGAGACAAAGTCAAGCGGCATTACCGGCACGGCAAGTTACGAAATCGATCTGTGGGGGAAATTGGCAAGCGCTCGTGATGTCAGCACATGGGAAGCCGAAGCAACCGAGTCTGACCGCCGGAGCACCGCCTTGTCTCTGATTGGCACGGTTGCCACCAACTACTGGACCATCGCCTATCTGAACGAACGGATTGCCACCGTTGAAGCGAGTATCGCATACGCCGAAAAGATCCTCGAGCTGGTGGAGGTGAAATATCAGGCCGGCTCTGTTTCTGCCTTGGATAAGGTGCAGGCGCAGCAGACCATTGCCAGTCAAAAAGCACAACAGACGCAACTCCGGCAACAGCGGACCGAAGCGCGTAACGCACTTGCAATTCTCTTTGACCAAGCACCGGAAAACATGCTGGCGGAACTGCAGCGCCTGCCATCCGGATCGCTTCCGCACGTTGATGCAGGTCTGCCGGCCAGCCTTCTGGCCCAACGCCCCGATCTTCAGGCAGCGGAACTCCGGCTAAAAAAATACCTGGCCAGTGTTGATAATACCCGTGCCAGCTATTATCCCAGCTTTACTCTTACCGGTTCCCTGGGAACAAGCAGCACGAGCCTTACCGATGTCATCAGGAATCCGTTTGCAGCATTGGGCGTCGGATTGACGCTGCCGTTCATCCAATGGAACACCATGAAGCTGAACGTAGAGATCGCCAAGACCGACTACGAGGAAGCGGTGGTGAACTTCAGACAGACTCTCTATTCCGCTCTGAGCGATGTCGAGAATGCCCTGTCCGCTCGTATCAATTATGCTGAGGAAGTCAGGCAGACGGAGGAGTCTCTTGTATTGGCACGAAAAGCGGAGGAAATTGCTGAAATCCGCTATCGCTCGGGAGCAACAGCGCTTCAGTCATGGCTGGATGCGCAGGAGAGCCGACGGGATGCCGAAAGGGCGCTGGCGCTAGCCCGGCTGGGCCAGCTCAAAAACTGCATGACGCTTTACCAGGCACTCGGAGGCACCATGAAATTGTAA
- a CDS encoding metallophosphoesterase, translating to MALLFTGDLHGERGIHRFAPESFPEGEVLDRDDFIIVAGDFQMIYAHGGLTRQEQVQLDWLSRRPWTTLFIDGNHEHMPRLRSLPLEQRFGGTVGKAADNVYYLQRGERYTIDGRSILCLGGARSIDRHKRVPGESWFEDEVPTGTDVQATRNAAGQGPVDVFLTHTCPPDIKFLLPIHSRNDLSDPTEHMLADLRPLVQPRHWIFGHFHVNWKGRQNGIEYTCLFDEIALLDLKMGIIPLGKRPMTKQPPQASSAEIPSAAPAAPGRLPKPSRPASPPSSGQTVSPPDSGFGTWGGE from the coding sequence ATGGCACTTCTGTTTACCGGCGACCTGCATGGTGAACGAGGCATCCATCGTTTTGCCCCGGAATCCTTTCCCGAAGGGGAGGTCCTGGATCGTGACGACTTCATCATCGTTGCGGGAGATTTCCAGATGATCTATGCCCACGGGGGCCTTACCAGGCAGGAGCAGGTGCAGCTCGACTGGCTGTCGCGCAGGCCGTGGACGACACTGTTCATTGACGGCAACCACGAACACATGCCCCGCTTGCGTTCGCTCCCCCTGGAGCAGCGCTTTGGCGGCACTGTCGGGAAAGCTGCCGATAACGTCTACTATCTGCAGAGGGGCGAGCGCTACACCATCGACGGCCGCAGCATTCTCTGCCTGGGGGGCGCCCGTTCCATCGACCGGCACAAGAGGGTCCCGGGTGAAAGCTGGTTCGAAGACGAAGTGCCGACCGGGACCGATGTCCAGGCAACCCGAAACGCCGCCGGCCAGGGGCCGGTGGACGTGTTTCTGACTCACACCTGCCCGCCGGACATAAAGTTCCTCCTGCCGATCCACAGCCGCAACGACCTCAGCGATCCCACAGAACATATGCTTGCCGATCTCCGCCCTCTGGTACAGCCGCGGCACTGGATTTTCGGGCATTTCCACGTCAACTGGAAAGGGCGCCAGAACGGGATCGAGTATACCTGCCTGTTTGATGAAATCGCGCTCCTCGACCTGAAGATGGGTATCATTCCCCTGGGCAAGCGGCCGATGACCAAACAGCCTCCGCAGGCCAGCTCAGCGGAGATACCCTCTGCCGCGCCGGCAGCTCCGGGCAGGCTTCCCAAGCCCTCCCGCCCAGCATCTCCCCCCTCGTCAGGACAGACAGTGTCCCCGCCGGATAGCGGTTTCGGTACCTGGGGGGGCGAATAA
- the nikR gene encoding nickel-responsive transcriptional regulator NikR, producing MGKTVRFGVSLDEKLLESFEQLIQQKSYMNRSEAIRDMIRASLVDEHCQAEDQEAVGTITLVYNHHVRDLSEKLTEHQHSHHDRIISSLHVHLDPHNCLEVLVLRGAVRDVKRIANELIGVKGVKHGKLVMTTSGEEL from the coding sequence ATGGGGAAAACGGTACGTTTCGGAGTGTCGCTGGATGAAAAACTGCTGGAGAGTTTTGAGCAGCTTATCCAGCAGAAGAGCTATATGAACCGTTCCGAGGCAATCCGCGACATGATCAGGGCCTCGCTGGTGGACGAGCACTGCCAGGCAGAGGACCAGGAGGCTGTCGGCACGATTACCCTGGTCTACAATCACCATGTGCGCGACCTCTCGGAAAAGCTGACCGAACACCAACATTCGCATCATGACCGGATCATCTCCTCCCTGCACGTTCACCTCGACCCCCATAACTGTCTGGAGGTGCTGGTGCTGCGGGGCGCCGTACGGGACGTCAAGCGCATCGCCAATGAGCTGATCGGTGTCAAAGGGGTCAAGCACGGGAAGCTGGTGATGACGACCAGCGGCGAAGAATTGTAG
- a CDS encoding energy-coupling factor ABC transporter permease → MHMADALLSPTVGGAMWAATAGAIAYSSAKVRNDFDEKKVPLMGVLGAFLFAAQMVNFTIPATGSSGHLGGGLLLSILLGPHAALLTIASVLVVQALFFADGGLLALGCNIFNMGIVPAFIVYPLFYRKFAGTSPGPGRLKAAIIVSALIGLQLGPFCVVLETWLSGVSSLPFGTFLLLMQPIHLPIGVAEGIITASIVSFLHKARPEILADSSGERSYSFRSIALTLLVAALLTGGVLSWYASKNPDGLEWAIAKVTGTEDLKGPEQGLHGLLASIQERIAFLPDYTFRKPKPETQGAAASHGPDRNGEGNKLGTSASGIIGGIITLTIVFLVGFVLKRRSPAL, encoded by the coding sequence ATGCATATGGCAGACGCTCTCCTGTCACCAACCGTCGGCGGAGCAATGTGGGCGGCAACGGCTGGCGCCATAGCTTACAGCTCGGCCAAGGTCCGCAACGACTTCGACGAGAAGAAGGTCCCGCTGATGGGGGTGCTGGGCGCCTTCCTGTTCGCTGCCCAGATGGTGAATTTCACCATTCCTGCCACCGGCTCCAGCGGGCATCTCGGCGGGGGGCTGCTGCTGTCGATTCTGCTCGGTCCGCATGCCGCACTGCTCACCATTGCCTCCGTACTGGTGGTGCAGGCGCTGTTCTTTGCGGATGGCGGCCTGCTGGCCCTGGGGTGCAACATCTTCAACATGGGCATTGTTCCCGCTTTCATAGTCTATCCCCTCTTCTACCGGAAGTTTGCGGGCACAAGCCCGGGTCCCGGCCGCCTGAAAGCGGCCATAATCGTCTCGGCCCTGATCGGCTTGCAATTGGGCCCCTTCTGTGTCGTGCTGGAGACATGGCTGTCAGGGGTCTCCTCATTGCCCTTTGGCACCTTTTTGCTGTTGATGCAGCCGATACACCTGCCCATCGGCGTGGCCGAAGGGATCATAACCGCCTCGATCGTCTCCTTCCTGCACAAGGCCCGGCCCGAGATCCTGGCAGACTCATCCGGGGAACGGAGCTATTCCTTCCGCTCAATCGCCCTGACCCTTCTGGTTGCTGCCCTGCTCACCGGAGGCGTGCTGTCCTGGTACGCATCGAAGAATCCCGATGGTCTTGAGTGGGCCATCGCAAAGGTGACAGGCACGGAGGACCTCAAGGGGCCGGAGCAGGGGCTGCATGGTCTGCTGGCCTCCATCCAGGAGCGGATCGCCTTTCTCCCTGACTACACCTTCAGAAAGCCCAAGCCGGAGACACAAGGAGCTGCCGCATCACACGGACCGGACAGGAACGGCGAAGGGAACAAACTCGGTACGAGTGCCTCCGGAATCATTGGTGGAATCATCACCCTCACCATCGTTTTCCTGGTAGGGTTCGTGCTGAAGAGACGCTCGCCGGCCCTGTAG
- a CDS encoding PilZ domain-containing protein, whose amino-acid sequence MSHSRREGARVRYYEQYVLNYHGKNFNCFLENFSTSGMLVICEQISDESIVPGDDCTVTLSVAPPSEIRCKVARQHHNQLGLEFSR is encoded by the coding sequence ATGAGTCACTCCAGACGGGAAGGAGCCAGGGTCAGGTATTACGAGCAGTACGTGCTCAATTACCATGGTAAAAACTTCAACTGTTTCCTGGAGAACTTCTCAACATCCGGCATGCTGGTGATCTGTGAGCAGATCAGCGATGAAAGCATCGTGCCGGGAGACGACTGCACCGTTACCCTGTCGGTTGCCCCCCCCAGCGAAATCAGATGCAAAGTTGCCCGTCAACACCATAACCAGCTCGGGCTCGAATTTTCCCGGTAA
- a CDS encoding PilZ domain-containing protein, which translates to MTTLVVIAKSELNREIVVRAVEAAGGAAIALSSLAELPGLLRETPVSGILLEMVTSARATAAEKQETNDLIQLYAHAKFKVVENEIKMLGRNMTLDGFLRQCLSIQPRVIRRSPRVVIHAGVYISKRSDFEPFEKVVTLNISNGGCFVYSACQWQVGERVWLLFKGQERVMSGEVCWRHPWGKNNRIPGIGIKFIEDDIEYPCPPFLLEDGD; encoded by the coding sequence ATGACGACATTGGTCGTAATAGCAAAAAGCGAGCTGAACAGGGAGATTGTTGTGCGGGCGGTGGAGGCAGCCGGAGGCGCGGCAATCGCGCTCTCTTCCCTGGCAGAGCTGCCCGGGCTCCTGAGGGAAACTCCCGTCTCGGGAATCCTGCTGGAAATGGTCACCTCCGCTCGAGCCACGGCAGCAGAAAAGCAGGAAACCAACGATCTGATCCAGCTTTATGCCCATGCGAAATTCAAGGTGGTCGAAAACGAGATCAAGATGCTGGGCAGGAACATGACCCTGGACGGATTTCTCCGGCAGTGCCTGTCCATTCAGCCCCGGGTTATCCGGAGAAGCCCCAGGGTGGTCATCCATGCCGGGGTGTATATCTCGAAACGCAGCGATTTCGAGCCTTTCGAAAAGGTTGTGACGCTGAATATTTCCAACGGGGGATGTTTCGTCTACAGCGCCTGCCAATGGCAGGTCGGGGAACGGGTATGGCTTCTGTTCAAGGGGCAGGAGCGGGTGATGTCCGGAGAGGTCTGCTGGCGTCATCCCTGGGGCAAAAACAACCGGATCCCCGGTATCGGCATCAAGTTCATCGAAGACGATATCGAGTACCCGTGCCCGCCGTTCCTGCTCGAGGATGGCGATTGA
- a CDS encoding chemotaxis protein CheX, translating into MGFNPLITAALGISEDELIRLVTADVSEVFTTMVDIDDVLHVPHVVDPVKHFNDCVTAMVGLAGAYNGMVSLHATHSLAMSFTSRMLGMEVTEIGPDVNDALGEIANMLAGSFKQHLTRAGNDVRLSTPSVVNGKEYVISVGNPQDTLTLLFDVQSEWFILSIVLETE; encoded by the coding sequence ATGGGTTTCAATCCTTTGATAACCGCAGCACTGGGGATCAGCGAAGATGAGCTCATCAGGCTTGTAACGGCTGATGTGAGCGAAGTGTTCACCACCATGGTGGATATCGATGATGTGCTGCATGTGCCGCACGTGGTCGATCCAGTCAAGCATTTCAACGATTGTGTCACTGCCATGGTTGGACTGGCCGGCGCCTATAACGGCATGGTCAGCCTGCATGCAACGCACAGCCTGGCCATGAGCTTCACCTCCCGGATGCTGGGAATGGAAGTGACGGAAATAGGACCGGATGTCAATGATGCATTGGGCGAGATTGCCAATATGCTGGCCGGCTCCTTCAAGCAGCACCTTACCCGGGCCGGCAACGACGTCAGACTGTCCACCCCGTCGGTCGTGAACGGCAAGGAATACGTGATATCCGTCGGCAACCCGCAGGATACGCTCACGCTCCTGTTCGACGTCCAGTCGGAATGGTTCATCCTCAGCATCGTTTTGGAAACGGAATAG
- a CDS encoding nucleoside recognition domain-containing protein, protein MEEAIKIILQSGKSALDLALYILLPMLVVMMALMKVVEARGLLALIARIVRPVLRLFGVPGAGAFAILQLLFVSFAAPLATLTIMEKDGTPRRQIAATLAMVLTMSQANVVFPMIAVGLDLGTILLTSLAGGLAAAALTYYWFARSAGDDAVAAGVPLSSGETGRRTSILNLMIVGGQEAVQVILGAVPMLVLAIFLVNILKSTGAIALIETVLSPLFALIGFPAVAVLPLATKYLAGGTAMMGVTLNLLKEGAITPLELNRMAGFLTNPCDLVGVAVLVSAGARCASVVRPAIVGAAAGIVIRGLLHLLIY, encoded by the coding sequence TTGGAAGAAGCGATCAAGATAATTCTGCAGTCGGGAAAGTCGGCCCTCGATCTGGCTCTCTACATACTGCTGCCGATGCTGGTAGTCATGATGGCCCTGATGAAGGTGGTCGAGGCGCGTGGACTTCTGGCTCTGATCGCGCGGATAGTGCGGCCGGTGTTGCGGCTGTTCGGCGTTCCCGGCGCGGGAGCCTTTGCGATCCTGCAGCTGCTGTTCGTAAGTTTTGCCGCTCCGCTTGCCACCCTGACGATCATGGAGAAGGACGGCACCCCCCGCCGGCAGATCGCCGCCACTCTGGCCATGGTCCTGACCATGTCCCAGGCCAATGTCGTGTTTCCCATGATAGCAGTGGGGCTGGACCTCGGTACGATCCTGCTGACATCCCTTGCCGGCGGGTTGGCCGCCGCCGCTCTGACCTACTACTGGTTCGCCCGGTCGGCGGGCGATGACGCTGTCGCTGCCGGTGTCCCTTTATCCTCCGGAGAAACGGGACGCAGGACGTCAATCCTGAACCTGATGATCGTAGGGGGGCAGGAGGCGGTGCAGGTGATTCTCGGTGCTGTTCCGATGCTGGTGTTGGCCATATTTCTGGTGAACATCCTCAAGTCCACCGGGGCCATTGCACTGATCGAGACTGTGCTGTCTCCCTTGTTCGCACTGATCGGTTTCCCGGCCGTGGCCGTGCTGCCGCTTGCCACCAAATACCTGGCAGGGGGCACTGCCATGATGGGGGTCACGCTGAATCTCCTGAAGGAAGGCGCCATAACCCCTCTTGAACTGAATCGCATGGCCGGCTTTCTCACCAATCCTTGCGACCTGGTCGGTGTTGCTGTGCTCGTCTCGGCCGGCGCCCGCTGTGCCTCGGTGGTGCGGCCGGCAATCGTCGGAGCGGCAGCGGGGATCGTGATACGCGGCCTGCTGCATCTGCTGATATACTGA